AAGCGGCCTTTGCGGCTCGTGACCGCCACGAGCCGACGGCGCCCGCCCTTCTCGCCAAGCGGCAGCAGGATGACGTTCGGCCCGACCTTTCTCTCGAACGCCTCGAAGTGCTCTTCCGGCAGGCTGCCCATCGCAAAGTGCAGGAACGAGAACCGCCCGATCTGCTCCAGCGACAGGTCCAGGCCCTCGTAGGCCCCGACCTGTTCCAGGAGCGTCGTGACGCGGGCCCACCGCTGGAGGGCTGCGGCGCGGCTCTGGAGGACCTGGGCCGCCTGACCCTCCAGCGGCGCCAGCGACTTCTCGATCTCTTGCAGGCCCATCTCCGCAGGATGCTGCGCAGGGGGAAGGTCCGTGCCGACCTGCGGCAGGTCGGCCAGTTCCAGGTCGCGGACCAGTTTGTCCACTCGGGCCAGAAGCGCGTCCGCCCGCCGAAGGTCCTCCGTCCGGTCCGGCGGCGCCTGCGGCGCCGTCTCGGGACCCGCCTCCGACCGCACCAGGTGGACCGCCCCCAACAACCCTAAACCGCGCAGCACCATCCGCTCGTCCCGTTCCAGGACGACAACGCTCAGACGCTGCATCGGGACGACGCTAAACACGGGTCGGCTCCCGTTGAGCGGCCGGGCCTCGCCCCGGCGCAGCGGGGATGAGGCGCCGGCGAATGGCGTCGGCCGGTCGGCCCAGCCGGATGCCCTCGCTCAGCGTAATCAGGTTCGCCAGTTCGACTCGGCGGATGGCGGCGTAGGCGACGACGGCGCCGAGGCCCATGTGGCATCGGCGGAACGCCCGGTTCGCCAGCCGGTAGTACCGCCCCCACGCCAGGGGTTCCAGGTCCGCCGCCGTCAAGGCTTCCTTCGCCACCGCCGGAACTTCATCCAATGCCGCGCCGGCTGCCGCCGACGCCACGTCGGCCACGTGCTCTGCGGCTGCCATCGCCGCGAACGTCTGGCGCGGAATCCGCGTCTTGCGGACGTGGAACGGCACGATCGCCTCCGGACCCAGGCCGTAGTGGAACTTGCCCCGCGCCGCCAACATCATATGAAACGTGTCGGCTTCCTGGAGGGCGATCGGGAGGACTTCCCGCCGGTCGGCGGCCGGCAACGCCCGCGCCCGCGACAGCAGTTCCTCCAGGTACCCGGCATCGAGACCCGCCTCGAGGAAGAAGGCCTTCGGCCGGCGGGCGAATAGGTCGGCGCAGCGCCGGAGCCCTTCCCGGAGCGGCTCGTGCGGCACGAGGGCGGCGAACGCCTCCAGCGACCCCGCCGACGCCAGCGCCTCCACCGGCAGCGCCAGGTCGTCGGGCAGGAGGATGAGGTGCGGCCGGAGGTCCTCCAGCGCCATCCCGCCCGCCAGGCCGCGCGCCAGCACCTTCAGGTTCTCCATCTGGAACCGCACGCCCAGCCAGTCCAAAATCTTTCCGGCGGCCCCGCCCAGGCGCGACGCGATCTCCGTCAGTTCCTCCACCTGGTCCAGGATGAGCACCCGCTGGAGCGCCGCAGCGGTCAGAAACCGGCTCTCGGGAAACAGGGCCCGCGCCAGGTCCGTCACGGTGCGCAGCCGACAGAGGGCGTCGAGACGGTCGGCCTCGGCGAGGCGGCTCCGGCGGCCGTGAACGTTGGCCGCCAGGTAGTCCAGATCCAAAGCGATTTGCAGGGCCATGGAGGCTACCCGTTCGTGGTCCCGTCGGCCGTGCCGCGGACGACCCTCTCGACCGTTTCGACGGCTTCTTTCCGGAGGGCGGGGGCGACCTGGAGTTCGGCGCGGATCGCTTCAGCGGCCTCCTGAAGACGGGACCGTTTTTGCTGTTCGGCTTCCTGGACGGCTGTGCGGACGACCTTGTCGGCCTCGTCCTGGGCGTCACGGCGGGCCGCTTCGATGAGTTCCTGGGCTTTTCGGCGTGCGTCGGCCCGGATCTGGTCGGCCTTGGCTTCGGCTTCGGCGACGATACATTTGGCCTCGGCCTCGGCCTGGAGCATTTTTTGGATAACGTCGCGCATCGTCCCACCCCGCCTGCCCTGTAGTAGAGATATTCTCTCACTACAGGGCCTGCCGCCCCTGCCCGACCCTTCCGCCTCACTCCTCGGCGTCGAGAATGTTGAGGATTTCCCTGGCGGAACCCGCTTCGACGAGCCGGCGGTAAAGTCCCGGCGTCTGAACGAGGCGGGCGATTTCCGCGAGCGCCCGGATATGGGGACCCGGGTCGTTGATCCGCGCCAGGAGCATGAAGACCGCGTGAACGGGCTCGCCGTCGACGGCGTCAAACTCGATGCCGTCGGCGCTGGTGCCGACGGCCACCGTGAGCGTCGGAATCGACGCGTGTTTGCCGTGCGGGATCGCAATGCCGTCGCTGATGCCCGTCGTGCCCTGCTGTTCGCGCTGGAGGACGGCTTCCAGCGCGCCCGCCCGGTCGGAGAGGCGGCCGGCGCGGACGAGGAGGTCAATCATCTCCTCGAAGCACTCTTCCTTGTCCCGGCTTTCCAGACCGACCCTGACGACGGATTCGTCGAGCAAGTCGCGCAATCTCATCGGCGTGCTCCTGGTTCGCCGCCCCGCCGGCCCAGGCTCTAGCGCCCCGACCGGCCTCGGGCAGGTGGCCCGCTCCTTTCAAAACG
This is a stretch of genomic DNA from Planctomycetota bacterium. It encodes these proteins:
- a CDS encoding PTS sugar transporter subunit IIA produces the protein MRLRDLLDESVVRVGLESRDKEECFEEMIDLLVRAGRLSDRAGALEAVLQREQQGTTGISDGIAIPHGKHASIPTLTVAVGTSADGIEFDAVDGEPVHAVFMLLARINDPGPHIRALAEIARLVQTPGLYRRLVEAGSAREILNILDAEE
- a CDS encoding V-type ATPase subunit, giving the protein MALQIALDLDYLAANVHGRRSRLAEADRLDALCRLRTVTDLARALFPESRFLTAAALQRVLILDQVEELTEIASRLGGAAGKILDWLGVRFQMENLKVLARGLAGGMALEDLRPHLILLPDDLALPVEALASAGSLEAFAALVPHEPLREGLRRCADLFARRPKAFFLEAGLDAGYLEELLSRARALPAADRREVLPIALQEADTFHMMLAARGKFHYGLGPEAIVPFHVRKTRIPRQTFAAMAAAEHVADVASAAAGAALDEVPAVAKEALTAADLEPLAWGRYYRLANRAFRRCHMGLGAVVAYAAIRRVELANLITLSEGIRLGRPADAIRRRLIPAAPGRGPAAQREPTRV